The Helianthus annuus cultivar XRQ/B chromosome 16, HanXRQr2.0-SUNRISE, whole genome shotgun sequence genome includes a window with the following:
- the LOC110918346 gene encoding eukaryotic translation initiation factor 3 subunit D codes for MVGFQIVDVPFNLDGWGPPESTTTSTLNHHSNHVPYAPFSRSDKLGRIADWTRSNYNNPNRNNNRNSADSAFDFTIDDGLNPDDDSTFQLVDGKPPPRPKFGPKWRFNNNRNQLPQRRDEEVEARKREAEKQRARRDRVFHARGGQNQNPRREAAVLKSSVDIQPEWNMIDQIPFSTFSKLSYTVSEPEDLTTCGSVEYYDKSYDKTTPKSERRLERFKNRNFFKVTTTDDPVIRRLANEDKATVFATDSILSTLMCAPRSVYSWDIVVQRVGNKLFFDKREGSQLDLLSVNETSQEPLPEAKDDINSAHSLSVEAVYVNQNFSQQVLVRDGKKVGFEEGNPFAAEGEEVASVGYRYRRWKLDNDVSLVVRCEVQSIIEVNDKKSYMTVNALNEFDPKYSGVDWRKKLDTQRGAVLATELKNNANKMAKWTAQAILASADMMKLGYVTRVHPRDHFNHVILAVVGYKPKEFAGQINLNTSNMWGIVKAIVDLCMKLNEGKYVLVKDPQKPQVRIYEVPADAFENDYVEEPLPEDEQVQPPFENGEENGAANDVENKELKSEA; via the coding sequence ATGGTAGGCTTCCAAATCGTCGACGTTCCATTCAACCTCGACGGTTGGGGACCACCGGaatccaccaccacctccaccctcAACCACCACTCAAACCACGTCCCCTACGCCCCATTCTCCCGCTCCGACAAGCTCGGCCGCATTGCCGATTGGACCAGATCCAACTACAACAACCCTAACCGCAACAACAACCGCAACTCCGCCGATTCCGCCTTCGATTTCACCATTGACGACGGCCTAAACCCCGACGACGACTCCACCTTCCAACTCGTCGACGGAAAGCCTCCGCCGCGTCCTAAGTTCGGTCCGAAATGGCGGTTCAACAACAACCGCAACCAGCTACCGCAGCGCCGTGACGAGGAGGTGGAGGCGCGTAAGCGCGAGGCGGAGAAGCAACGCGCGAGACGTGACCGTGTGTTCCACGCGCGCGGTGGTCAAAATCAAAACCCTAGGCGTGAAGCTGCTGTGTTAAAATCGTCGGTTGATATTCAACCGGAGTGGAATATGATCGACCAGATTCCGTTTTCAACGTTTTCAAAACTTTCGTATACTGTTTCTGAACCAGAAGATTTAACAACTTGTGGATCTGTTGAATATTATGATAAAAGTTACGATAAAACGACGCCGAAGAGTGAACGGAGATTGGAGAGGTTTAAGAACAGGAATTTTTTTAAAGTTACTACTACGGATGATCCGGTTATTAGACGGCTAGCGAATGAGGATAAGGCAACTGTGTTTGCGACTGATTCGATACTTTCAACGTTGATGTGCGCGCCTCGGTCGGTTTACAGTTGGGATATAGTGGTCCAGCGGGTTGGGAATAAGTTGTTTTTCGATAAACGAGAGGGATCGCAGTTGGATTTGTTGTCGGTTAATGAGACAAGTCAAGAGCCTTTGCCGGAGGCAAAGGATGATATTAATTCGGCACATTCGTTGTCGGTTGAGGCGGTTTATGTTAATCAGAATTTTTCGCAGCAGGTGTTGGTTAGAGATGGGAAGAAAGTCGGGTTTGAGGAAGGGAATCCGTTTGCGGCGGAGGGTGAGGAAGTGGCGTCGGTTGGGTATCGGTATAGGCGGTGGAAGCTCGATAATGATGTGTCGTTGGTTGTGCGGTGTGAGGTGCAGAGCATTATTGAGGTTAATGATAAGAAGAGTTACATGACTGTGAATGCGTTGAACGAGTTTGATCCGAAGTATTCGGGTGTGGATTGGAGGAAGAAGTTGGATACGCAACGTGGTGCGGTTTTAGCGACTGAGTTGAAGAACAATGCGAATAAGATGGCTAAGTGGACCGCACAAGCGATATTGGCTAGTGCGGATATGATGAAATTGGGGTACGTGACTAGGGTTCATCCTCGTGATCATTTTAATCATGTGATATTGGCGGTTGTTGGGTATAAGCCAAAGGAGTTTGCTGGGCAGATTAACTTGAATACGTCGAATATGTGGGGGATAGTGAAGGCGATTGTGGATTTGTGTATGAAGTTGAATGAAGGAAAGTATGTTCTTGTGAAGGATCCGCAGAAGCCTCAAGTTAGAATTTATGAAGTTCCGGCTGATGCTTTTGAGAATGATTATGTGGAAGAGCCTTTGCCTGAGGATGAACAAGTTCAACCTCCTTTTGAAAATGGTGAAGAAAATGGAGCTGCAAACGATGTTGAAAACAAGGAACTTAAATCCGAAGCATAG
- the LOC110917589 gene encoding L10-interacting MYB domain-containing protein-like produces MDLNHENATSKLSSTKASARKTVWDSSTHMIFVELCLEEVNKGNRPASHFNKVGWMNLANNLKTRTGKDYTKLQLKNHWDSMKRDWKLYDRLMRIESGLGWDPVKKTINATSEWWDEKIQADPELAKFKDKNLEMYQEFYEPLFRDCVATGDKTKTPHQLQNEISQSDAQDDIGVTDVEGKADSDEGNVGDDVEILFPESNLVKRRKIQNNADGRSRRGKSTIASSLEVKLDTIIEALASRSTPSIQIPTLVECMDIVSNFPGFEPSSINYNKALRIFMKKEARESFMYPPTTIDKISFLYSLIDER; encoded by the exons ATGGATTTGAACCATGAAAATGCCACAAGTAAGCTTTCATCTACCAAGGCTAGTGCTCGAAAAACAGTTTGGGATTCTAGTACCCATATGATATTTGTTGAGTTGTGTCTCGAGGAAGTAAATAAAGGCAATAGACCTGCGAGCCACTTCAATAAGGTTGGGTGGATGAACCTAGCAAATAATCTAAAAACTCGAACAGGAAAAGATTACACCAAACTGCAACTTAAAAACCATTGGGATTCAATGAAGAGGGATTGGAAGTTATACGATCGTTTGATGAGAATTGAATCTGGGCTTGGATGGGATCCTGTGAAAAAGACGATAAACGCAACGAGTGAGTGGTGGGATGAAAAAATACAG GCGGATCCagaacttgcaaaattcaaggacAAAAATTTGGAGATGTACCAAGAGTTTTACGAGCCATTGTTTCGAGACTGTGTTGCTACTGGGGATAAGACTAAAACCCCTCATCAATTGCAAAATGAAATTAGTCAAAGTGATGCTCAAGACGATATTGGTGTTACGGATGTAGAAGGGAAGGCAGATAGCGATGAAGGGAATGTAGGTGATGATGTGGAAATATTATTTCCAGAAAGCAATTTGGTCAAGAGGAGGAAAATACAAAACAATGCTGATGGTCGTTCAAGAAGGGGAAAAAGTACAATAGCTTCCTCACTTGAAGTTAAACTTGACACGATTATTGAAGCACTAGCCTCACGAAGCACACCAAGTATTCAAATACCTACTCTAGTAGAATGTATGGATATTGTTTCAAACTTCCCGGGTTTTGAGCCAAGTTCGATAAATTATAACAAGGCACTACGAATCTTCATGAAAAAAGAGGCAAGGGAAAGCTTTATGTACCCGCCAACTACCATTGACAAGATTAGCTTTCTCTACTCACTAATAGACGAGCGATAA
- the LOC110919634 gene encoding uncharacterized protein LOC110919634, with the protein MEIPNKYVNSDSEDENNDSNEEDWLDDEKRFLLLCGLVVKGVMVVHNMMNIPRIPCHTSCRTGNIFIQEILNGHPRRCYEDFRLHVDVFKSLCSDLRMHYNLKETRETIHRHFHRVLRAVLKLSGDIIMPKANYNDEVPRQLLNNSRYYPMFKDCIGAIDGTHVKASVREHEQAKYIGRKGYATQNIMAACDFNMCFTFAWAGWEGTAHDTRIFLEALRKPEVKFPRPTGDKYYVVDAGYPNTRGYLAPYKGNDVRYHIPDFRRGQTAAQRAPKGLKETFNYYHSSLRNVIERTFGVWKARWAILKDMHVNYSYETQVDIVIASMAIHNYIRMKGHFDEAFNKAQQETYRPSRDVEGDTSIRINGAQEDITTRRRQDDVYMSSVRERIAKNIMQSI; encoded by the exons ATGGAGATACCAAACAAATATGTGAATTCCGATAGTGAAGATGAGAACAATGACTCGAATGAGGAAGATTGGTTAGATGATGAGAAACGGTTTTTACTACTATGTGGTTTAGTCGTCAAAGGGGTGATGGTAGTACATAATATGATGAATATCCCACGTATCCCTTGTCACACTTCCTGTCGTACAGGAAATATTTTTATTCAAGAAATACTCAATGGTCATCCTAGACGTTGTTATGAAGATTTCAGGTTACATGTTGATGTTTTCAAGAGCTTATGTTCGGATCTTAGAATGCACTACAACCTAAAGGAGACAC GGGAAACTATTCATAGACATTTCCATCGTGTTTTAAGAGCGGTGCTTAAGCTTAGCGGGGACATCATCATGCCTAAAGCAAACTATAACGATGAAGTACCTCGACAACTCTTAAACAACTCTCGGTATTACCCCATGTTCAAG GATTGCATTGGTGCTATTGATGGGACACATGTTAAGGCATCAGTTCGAGAGCATGAACAAGCAAAATATATTGGTAGAAAAGGATATGCAACCCAAAATATCATGGCAGCATGTGATTTTAATATGTGTTTTACATTTGCATGGGCGGGATGGGAAGGCACTGCACATGACACAAGAATATTTTTAGAAGCATTACGTAAGCCAGAGGTGAAATTTCCTCGTCCAACGGGTG ATAAGTACTATGTTGTTGATGCCGGGTACCCAAATACCAGAGGCTATCTTGCTCCATATAAAGGAAATGATGTTCGTTATCATATACCCGATTTTCGTCGAGGTCAAACAGCTGCCCAACGCGCTCCGAAAGGACTAAAAGAGACATTTAACTACTATCACTCATCTTTAAGAAATGTGATCGAAAGGACATTTGGAGTATGGAAGGCAAGGTGGGCAATATTAAAAGATATGCATGTTAATTACTCTTATGAAACACAGGTCGACATTGTGATAGCATCCATGGCAATTCACAACTACATTAGGATGAAAGgtcattttgatgaagcatttaaCAAAGCACAACAAGAAACTTATCGTCCAAGTCGAGATGTTGAAGGTGATACATCCATTAGAATTAATGGAGCACAAGAAGACATAACTACACGTCGTAGGCAAGACGATGTGTATATGAGTTCGGTAAGAGAGAGAATTGCAAAAAATATTATGCAATCCATTTGA
- the LOC110918007 gene encoding CST complex subunit STN1 has product MQSLHDTHVKLLAFDILSLIPSSSHPNTVIRKGTHILSRAETLDIITFWEHKSDRFLKFTIDDGTGCIPCVIWLNQLTSPYFSRRCPPDVRRIAEVAKSFATFVQIGVLVRVRGKVGVYRGNVQLTVADVVVERDPNAEIVHEGGRSESISTKVGFDEGGGGGF; this is encoded by the coding sequence ATGCAATCCCTACACGACACCCACGTAAAACTCCTAGCTTTCGACATCTTATCCCTAATCCCATCGTCATCCCACCCAAACACCGTCATCCGCAAAGGCACCCACATCCTTTCCCGCGCCGAAACCCTCGATATCATCACTTTctgggaacacaaatctgacagATTCCTCAAATTCACCATCGATGACGGTACCGGATGCATCCCCTGTGTTATCTGGCTCAACCAACTCACTTCCCCCTATTTCTCTCGTCGATGCCCACCAGATGTTCGACGAATTGCCGAAGTGGCTAAAAGTTTTGCAACATTTGTTCAAATTGGGGTTTTGGTTAGGGTTAGAGGGAAGGTGGGTGTTTATCGAGGGAATGTGCAACTTACTGTTGCGGATGTGGTTGTTGAGAGGGATCCGAATGCGGAGATTGTTCATGAGGGCGGTAGATCTGAGTCGATTTCAACAAAAGTGGGTTTTGATGagggcggtggtggtgggttttga